In the genome of Streptomyces sp. Tu 3180, the window GCGGGCGGCGACACCGGTGACGTCGCCTGCGACCACTACCACCGCTACCCCGAGGACGTGGCCCTGCTGCGCGACCTCGGCGTCGGCTCGTACCGCTTCTCCGTCGCCTGGCCGCGCGTCGTGCCCGACGGCACCGGACCGGTGAACCCCAAGGGCCTGGACTTCTACTCCCGCCTGGTCGACGAACTCCTCGCCGCCGGGATCGAACCGGCCGTCACCCTCTACCACTGGGACCTCCCGCAGGCCCTGGAGGACCGCGGCGGCTGGCGGGTGCGGGAGACCGCGGAGCGGTTCGCCGAGTACACGGCCGTCGTCGCCGACCGCCTCGCCGACCGCGTGCCCCGCTGGATCACCCTCAACGAGCCGTGGTGCAGCGCCTTCCTCGGCTACTCCGTCGGACGGCACGCCCCGGGAGCGCGGGAGGGCCGCGGCGCCCTGGCCGCGGCCCACCACCTGCTCGTCGGCCACGGACTGGCCGTCCAGGCGCTGCGGGCCGCCGGGGTCCGCGAGGCCGGCATCACCCTCAACCTCGACCACCACCTGCCCGCGACCGACTCCGCCGCCGACCGGGCGGCCGTCGTGCGCGCCGACACCCTGCACAACCTGGTGTGGACGGAGCCGATCCTCGCCGGGCGCTACCCGGACACCGAGGAGGACACCTGGGGCGAGCTGATCACCGGACAGGACTTCCGCCGCGACGGCGACCTGGAACTGATCCACCAGCCGCTGGACTTCCTCGGCATCAACTACTACCGCCCGATCGTCGTCGCCGACGCCCCGTACCGCGGGAGCGACCCGGCCCTGCGCGTGGCGACCGACAACCGGTACGCCGAAGCGGGGATGCCCGGCGTCCGCCACACCGCGATGGGCTGGCCGGTGGCCCCGGACACCTTCACCGACCTCCTGGTGGACCTGAAGGAGCAGTACGGCGACGCCCTGCCGCCGATCCACATCACCGAGAACGGCTCCGCCGAGGACGACGAGGTGAGCGCGGACGGCGCCGTGCACGACACGGACCGCGTGCGGTACCTGCGCGACCACCTCACCGCGCTGCGGGCCGCGATCGAGGCGGGTGTGGACGTGCGCGGCTACTACGTGTGGTCGCTGCTCGACAACTTCGAGTGGGCCTTCGGCTACGACAAGCGCTTCGGGATCGTCCGGGTCGACTACGCCACCCAGCGGCGCATCCCGAAGGACAGCTACCACTGGTACCGGCGCATGATCGCCGCCCAGCGGACCTGACGCGCCCCGGGGCTCCCCGGGGCGCGCGGCGCCTTCCCGGTCGTCGAAGGCGCCGCCGGTCACCCGTGCCCGCCGGGCCGCGCCGTCCGGCTCACCGCGCGGCGGACCGCACCGACCGCGCGTCGGCCGCCCCGGGAACGGCGGCGGGCTTGCGGAGCAGGAGCAGCGCCGCGTCGTCGTGGAGCCGGCCGCCCACGTGCGTCAGCAGCTCCTCGTGCAGCGCCGCGAGGGTGCGGGCCGGCTCGTCGCACAGATGCCGGGCCAGGCCTTCGGCGAGCGGGTAGAACTCACGGTCCTCGTCGCGGGCCTCCGTGACGCCGTCGGTGTAGAGCAGCAGCTGGTCCCCCTCGTCGAACGCCAGCACCTGGAGGCTCGGGGTCTCGCCCGACAGCGCCCGCAGTCCCAGGGGCGGCGCCGGGCGGACGGGATCCACGGCCGTCACGTCGCAGCCGCGGACCAGCAGGGGAGGCGCGTGCCCGCAGTTGACCACCTCCAGGCGCCCGGGCTCCGGATATCCGGCGACCACGGCGGTGACGAAGTCGTCGGCCCCCAGGTTGCGCGCCAGGCTCCGTTCGATCCGGCAGACGACGTCCAGCAGATCGGGCTCGTCGTGGGCGGCCTCCCGGAAGACCCCGAGCACGAGGGCGGCGGTCCCCACGGCCGGAAGGCCCTTGCCGCGCACGTCGCCGACGATCAGCCGGACCCCGTGGGGGGTCGGGATCAGCGCGTAGAGGTCACCGCCGATCCTGGCCTCCGCCGCGGCGGCGCTGTAGTGGACGGCCACCTGGAACGGGCCGACGGTCCCGGGGAGCGGCGCGAGCAGGGCGTGCTGCGCGGTCTCCGCGACGGAGCGGACGGCCGCCAGCACCCGCTCGCGGCGTGCGCGCAGGGCACTGGCGAGCGTGCCCGCCAGGGCGACGGCCACCAGGGCGGCGAGCACGACGGTCAGCGCCGACGCCGGCACACCGTGACGGACGCCGATCGCCGCGCCCAGGAGCGCGGCGAAGAAACCGACCCCGAGGACCCCGCGCGGCCCGCTGGTGGCCGCCGCCAGCGCGGGCGCGGTGGCGAGCAGCGGCAGCCAGACCTTCCCCGTCCCGCCGGCGAGGTCGACGAGCACGATGACGCAGATGATCAGCAGGGACAGTGCGGGCGTGCCGGCGGCCAGGTGCGCGAGGGCCCGCGTCCGGGGCGATGCCGCGTGTTCCGTCCTCCGCCTGTACCGCCGTATCCGCCAATGGTCGCGTCCTTGCCGTGGGGCGTGACTCATGTGTCGTCCGCTGTCCTCACCTTTGCGCGGCATGCGCTCCTGAAATGTCTGCCTTTTCAGGAAAAAGGATCGTCGCGAACGTCACAAGGGTGTGCTTTTCAGATAGTGAGCGAGAGGCCCCGGGTCACACGGCCCGCGGCCGGAAGCAGCCGTTCGCGGATCTCCTCGAGCTGGGACAGCCGGTCCACCTGCATGGACACCCCGAGCGAGCCCAGGGTCCGCCCGCTGTAGACGGGCACCGCGACGCAGACGGTCCCGAGGGAGTACTCCTCCAGGTCCGTGACCGCCGGGGCCAGCGGGGCGGACTCCAGCCGGCGGATCAGCTCCGTGGCCGTGGTGATCGTCCGGGGGGTGAGGTCGTTGAGGGGGTGCCGGGAGAGGTACTCCTTGCGCGCCTCGTCGTCCAGCTCCCGCAGCACGGACTTGCCCAGCGCGGTGGCGTGCCCGGCGTCCTCGAAACCCACCCAGAGATCGGCCCGGGGCGTGCGGGGGCCGTCGACGATCTCGCAGACCCGGATCTCGCCGTCCTCGTAGAAGGTGAGGTAGGCGGCGGTCGAGAGCTCGTCCCGCAGCGCGGCGAGCGCCGGCCGGACCCGGCTGAGCAGCGCCTGCCCGCGCCCCGCCGTGTGCAGCGTCCGCAGCCTGTCGCCCAGCACGAACCCGCCGTCGTCCAGTTTGCGCAGGTACCCGTCGTGCACCAGGGTGCGCAACAGGTGGTAGGCCGTGGCCAGGGGAAGCTCCGTCTCACGCGCCAGCTGCTTGGCCGGCGCGCCGTTCTCGTGCGCGCTCACCGCCTCCAGCAGGCGGAAGGCGCGCTGCACGGAGGTGATGAGGGTCGGACCCGCACCCATGTGACCAGCCTGCGCCAGGCGTCCCCCGCAGGCAAGGGCAGGAGGCCCCCGCCGCGCGGCCGGACGCCCCCGGTGTTCAGCGGGCCGCCGCCTTCACGGTCACGAGGTCCTCACCGGTCAGTTCCGCGATCCGGTGGGCCGGCACCCCGGCGGCCAGCGCCCGCGTCAGCAGCTCGTCCCGGCCGTGCGTGCAGGACCGGTAGGCCAGCAGTTCCTCCTCCACCCGCGCCAGGGCCGGGGGAGCGAGCTCGCCGCGCAGACGGCTCAGCTCCTCGGCGCCGAGCGGGACGGGGAGACGTTCGGCGCCCTCGGGGACGGCCGCCGTCTCCTCGGGCGGGAGCAGACGCAGGCGGGGGGAGGCGGCGGTGACACCCTGCGCGTCGAGCCAGGCCCGCACCGCCGGGGTGTCCATGCAGGCGAGTTCTCCCACGGCCGCCGGGGGGACGCCGAGCGGCCCGTCCGCGTGGTCGAGCAGGACCAGGTAGGCGTCGTCGGTCATGTTCGGATGTCCCTTCCTCACGAAGAAGCGGTCGCTGATCGCAGCTCCTCTTACCCCGTGAGGGCGCTCCCACCGCGTGTCCTCCCCGAACGGGGTCCCCGGGGGCGGTGACGGCGTCACCCGTCCGGCCGAGGCCGGGGCCCGCGGCGAGGGCCCCGGCCGGCGAGCCGGGGAAAGGGGCGGGGATCAGCCCGTCACGGGACGGGAACCTCGTCCACGAAGGACGTGCCGGCGTCGCGGTACGCGGCGATCCTCGCGCCGACCTCGGCCGGGGTGAGGACCTGGTCCTTGACGTGCAGCACGTAGTCGACCTGCTGGTGGTAGGCGCGGGGCGTGGCCGACGTCTGGCCGTCGAGGTCGATCAGCCACTGGTTGAAGTTGATCGACATCGGGCGCTCGGGCAGGTACGCGGCGTCGTGCGTGCCGAAGTGCTGCCCGTCGACGTAGTAGGTGATGGCGTTGTCGTCGATGGTGACGACGAGGTCGTGCCAGCCGGCGAAGCTGCGCCGGCTCTCGCTGTGCTGGTTGACGGCCTGCCAGGGGTCGGGATTGTAGGTCTCCCAGGAGGTCGTGTACAGGATGTTGGACGGCTCGCCCCAGCCTCCGTTGGGCAGGTACTCGAAGTCGTACTCGGCGTAGTCGTCGGCCATCGGGGCCTTGAGGTCGTTGATGGTGAAGAAGGTCTGGACGACGCGGTCGCCGTCGGGGCCGTACGCGGGGGCGTCGGAGAACCTGACGCGGGCGGCGTAGGTGCCGTTCTTGAACTTCATGCTCCGGGTGAGGACCTCGGTGTGCGTGGTGGAGGCGCCGGTGCCGGCGGTCGAGGTCTCCAGGTCCATCACCGAGTTGCCGCCCGAGGCGCTGAAGGTGACCTTGGACGGATCCCAGGTCGCGCCGGGCACGCCCGGGCCACCGGAGTCGGAGCGCACGCTCCAGCCGTGCGCGGCGATCGCGGGGTCCGTGTGCGAGGTGTAGTCGAAGTCGTCGAACAAGGTCTGGCCGCCGCCCGGCGGGTCGGTGGGGTCGGTCGGATCGGTGGGATCGTTGCCCTCGGGTGCGGTGCCCCACACCGTGGCGCCGGCGAGCTGGGCGGTGACCTTGTTCCAGTCGGCGTACGCGGTCTGGCTGCCGCCGAAGGAGTAGTCGTCGCTCTGCCTGAGCGTCTGCCAGGTGGACCGGTGGAAGCGCAGTTGCATGTCCCCGGTGTCGGCGCCCGGGGCCAGTGAGCCGGCGGAGGGGGTGAACCCGATCTCCAGGTAGCGGTCGGCCGTCGCGGTGGGACGGGCGAGCGTCCCGAACGTGCCGGTGATGACGGAGCAGCCCTTGACCGCCCAGGAACAGGCGAAGCGGTACGTGGCGTCCGGGGAGTCGGCCTTGAAGTAGTACCGGATCTTCACCTGGCTCAACTGCACGGGGACGGAACCGGAGTTGCGGACCTTGAACCAGGGCTCGCTCTGGTCGGCCGTGGCTCCGCCCGCGCTGGTGCGGTACTGCACGCTGACGGCGCCGTCCGCGGCGGCGGCGGTGGTGGCGGGGAGGCCGGTCAGGGCCGCGCCGCCGAGCAGAGCGGTGAGTGCGAGTGCCGCGCGGGTGCGGCGGCCGGTGGGACGAGTGCTCATCCGTGTTGCCTTTCGCTGTGGGGGTGGCGCACGGTGGACCGTCGGTACGGCGTGCGTGAGGGCTGTCGCACGCCAGGAGCTCACGGCGGGCCCGCCCGGTCCCGGGAACTGACCAGTTGCCCACCGTGGCTTTACCAGTCGGTGTCGAGAGAAGGTGGCATAGACCAATGTGGTCGTCAACCCTCCCCGCACCACCGGGGTTTGACGACCGGTGACGGCTTCCCCCGGTGAGCGGACCAGCTAGGGTCGAAGCCGTACCAGTGGTCCGACGGTCCGCCCCTGACCGATGACGAACGAGAGACCCGCATGGAGATCGATCCCGCCGCTTCGGGCGCCGTGCTCAAGCGGGAACGCGTCCGCGACGCGATCCTCGAGCTCATCGAGGCCCGGCGCCCCGGTGACGCCATTCCCTCGGAACGCAGCCTGTGCGCCCGGCTCGGCGTCTCGCGCCCCACGCTGCGCGCCGCGGTGGACGAACTCGTCGTCGCGGGACTGCTGGTGCGCGAACACGGCCGCGGCATGTTCGTGGCGGCCGAGAAGATCACCCAGGAACTGGTCTCGGAGCGGAACTCCTTCACGCTGCCTCCGGCCGGCGGCGTGTGGACCAGCAGGGTCCTGGAGTCCCGTACCCTGCCGGCCGGTGCCCGGATCGGCCGCAGGCTCCGCATGTCGCCCGCGGCGCGGATCCGTTACGTGGCCCGCCTCCGGCTGGTCGACGGCTCGCCGATGGCCATCGAGCACCTTCACGTCCCGGCGGACCTCGTACCGGACCTGACCGGCGAGGAGCTGGAGCAGGGCGATCTGTACGAGCACTTCCGGGACCGGCACGGCGTGCAGGTCGGTGAGGCGGTGCAGTCCATCGAACCCACCGTGGTGACCCGCGCGGAGGCGGATCTCCTCGACGTGCCCGAGCTCTCGCCCGCCCTGCTGTTCGAGCGCCTCACCACCGACGCCGACGACCGCCCGGTCGAGTACGTGCACTCCCTCTACCGGGGCGACCGCTACCGGATCGTCTCGCGGCTCACGCTGGGTCCGGCAGCCGTGCGCCCGAGGCCCGCGGAGGGGCACCATCCGGGCATTCCGCCGGGCGACTTCGCCTCCGGCGCCCCCGTCGCCCTCTCGACCCGGGGTGTGGTGCAGCGGAACGGAGGCTGACCGGCCGCCGCGGTACGTGAATCCGGAACAACAGGCTCTCAAACCGTTGACAGGTTCATATCAAAGCAGGACGCTCTGAGAGCGCTCTCAGAACGGTTCCCGGCCAACGTCGAACGGAGAAGGAGCATGCTGCGCACACTCAAACACCGGTTCGCGGCTGCGGGGTTGAGCATCGCCACGGTGCTCGGCGGCTCGCTGCTCGCCACCGGTGTGTCGTCCCCCGCCCAGGCCGCGGTCCCCGACACCGTCCCCCTGAGGATCACCAACAACTCGGGCCGCGGCGAGCAGGTGTACGTGTACAACCTCGGCACCCAGCTGTCGACCGGCCGGCAGGGCTGGGCCGACGCGAACGGCACGTTCCATCCCTGGCCCGCGGGCGGTAATCCGCCGACCCCCGCGCCCGACGCGGCGATACCCGGTCCGGCGCCGGGGCAGTCCGCGGCCATCCGCATCCCGAAGTTCTCCGGCCGCATCTACTTCTCCTACGGCCAGAAGCTGGTGTTCAGGCTGACCACCGGCGGCCTGGTGCAGCCCGCCGTGCAGAACCCGGCGGACCCCAACCGCAACATCCTGTTCAACTGGTCGGAGTACACGCTGAACGACTCCGGCCTGTGGCTCAACAGCACACAGGTCGACATGTTCTCGGCGCCCTACTCGGTGGGAGTGCAGCGCGCCGACGGCAGCACGGCGAGCACCGGCCGGCTCAGGCCCGGCGGCTACAACGGGTTCTTCAACGCGCTCCGGGGGCAGCCCGGAGGCTGGGCCGGCCTGATCCAGACCCGCTCCGACGGCACCGTGCTGCGCGCGCTGTCGCCGCTGTACGGAGTGGAGACCGGCGCCCTGCCCGCGTCGGTCATGGACGACTACGTCAACCGCGTCTGGCGGAAGTACGCCACCACGACCCTGACGGTCACGCCCTTCGCCGACCAGCCGGGCGTCAAGTACTACGGCCGGGTCTCCGGTGACGTCATGAACTTCACCAACGGCGCGGGCGCCGTCGTCACCAGCTTCCAGAAGCCGGACGCCTCCTCCGTCTTCGGCTGTCACAGGAGGCTGGACGCGCCGAACGACCAGGTGCGCGGCCCCATCTCACGCACCCTGTGCGCCGGATTCAACCGCTCCACGCTCCTGGTCAACCCGAATCAACCCGACTCCGGCGCGGCCGACTTCTACCGGGACGCCGTCACCAACCACTACGCCCGGGCGGTCCACGCGCAGATGGCCGACGGGAAGGCCTACGCCTTCGCCTTCGACGACGTGGGCCACCACGAGTCGCTCGTCCACGACGGAAACCCGCGCCAGGCCCACCTCACGCTCGACCCCTTCAGCTGACCCCCCCGATCCGCCTGATCCCCCGCCCGGTCGACGGTTCCGAAAAGCGATGACCATTTGCCTAAAGGTATTAGGTGGATGCATAATCGTCTTCGTCTACAGGGAGGACGGTTGTGGCACGCGCAGGACTGACCGCGGAACGCCTGACCCGGGCGGGGGCCGATCTCGCCGACGAGGTGGGGTTCGAGCAGGTGACCGTCTCGGAGCTCGCCAGACGCTTCGACGTCAAGGTGGCCAGCCTGTACTCCCACGTGAAGAACTCGCAGGACCTCAGGACCAGGATCGCGCTGCTCGCCCTGGAGGAACTCGCGGACCGGGCCGCCGACGCGCTGGCCGGGCGGGCCGGCAAGGACGCGCTGGCCGCCCTCGCCAACGTGTACCGGGACTACGCCAGGGAGCACCCCGGCCGCTACGCCGCAACCCGGTTCCGGCTCGCCCCGGAGGCGGCCGCGGCCAGCGCGGGCGTGCGGCACGCCCAGATGACGCGGGCGGTCCTGCGCGGCTACGACCTGGGCGAGCCGGACCGGACGCACGCGGTACGGCTGCTGGGCAGCGTCTTCCACGGCTACATCAGTCTCGAGGCGGGAGGCGGGTTCAGTCACAGCGCCCCCGACTCGCAGGAGACCTGGTCGCGCGTCCTCGACGCCCTCGACGCCCTGTTGCGCAACTGGCCCGCCCCCTGACGGCAGACCCGCCCCGGACACCTCCGGGGCCCGACCGGGCACCCCGCTCCGAACCACAGACAGGCCGGCCCATGCGCGACCACGAGCACACCTGGATCACCACCCCCGTCACCCCCGGCATCCTGCGCGGCGCCCTCGAGCTGGAGCACACCGCGCACGGGGTCCTGCCGCACCGGCTGCCCGCCCGGGCCCGCGCCCAGTGTGCCGACGGGCAGCTCGCGATGGCCGAGTCCCAGCCCTCCGGCGTGAGGCTCGTCTTCCGCACCCGGGCGACCGCCGTCGAACTGGACACGCTGCCCACCAAGCGGGTCTACGCGGGGGCCCCGCCACGCCCGGACGGCGTGTACGACCTGCTCGTCGACGGCCGCCCCGCGGGCCGGGGGACCGTGGCCGGCGGCAACACACTGTTCATCGACATGAGCAGCGGAACGTTCGACGCCCGGCCCGGCCCCGTGGGCACCCTCCGCTTCACCCGCCTGCCCGGGCACGACAAGACCGTCGAGATCTGGCTGCCGCACGACGAGACCACCGAACTCGTCGCGCTGCGCACCGACGCGCCCGTCGAGCCCGCACCCGAGCCGGAGCGCGCCGTGTGGCTGCACCACGGCAGTTCCATCAGCCACGGGTCCGGCGCGGAGAGCCCCACCACCACCTGGCCCGCGCTCGCCGCGGCCCTGGGCGGCGTGGAACCGGTCAACCTGGGACTGGGCGGCAGCGCCCTGCTCGACCCGTTCACGGCGCGGGCCATGCGCGACACGCCCGCCGACCTGATCAGCGTCAAGATCGGCATCAACCTCGTCAACACCGACCTGATGCGGCTGCGCGCCTTCACCCCGGCCGTCCACGGCTTCCTCGACACCCTCCGCGAGGGCCACCCCACCACCCCGCTGCTGGTCGTCTCGCCCCTGCTGTGCCCCATCCACGAGGACACGCCCGGTCCGAGCCTCCCCGACCCCGGCAGCCTCGCCGAGGGCAGGCTCCGGTTCCGGGCCGCGGGCGATCCGGCCGGGCGGGCCGACGGCAAGCTGACGCTCACCACCGTCCGGGACGAGCTGCGCCGGATCGTGACACAGCGGGCCGCCGACGACCCGAACCTGCACCACCTCGACGGCCGGGCCCTCTACGGCGAGGCGGACTTCGCCGAGCTGCCCCTGCCCGACGGCATCCACCCCGACGCGGCCACCCACCGGCGCATCGGCGAGCGCTTCGCCGCCCTGGCCTTCGCGAACGGCGGCCCGCTCTCCCCGCCGTCCGCCGTGTGACCTCTCCCACCTGCCCTTGTCGAAGCGGAGAAGGCGTACCCAAGTTCGACGGCATGTCCCCCCGTGACCCGTCACCGACCGTTTTCTCCGTCGACCTGAGCGCCCATGAGATGCTCCGCCGGACCCACGTCCTGGCCGCACTCGGCCCCGACTGGGATCCCGTGGCGGCGCTGCGCGGCGAGGAGGAGGCCCACCGGCTGCTGTACTCGGGCCTCGACGCGGAGCAGCAGCGCATCTACGACGAGCTGGTCTCGGCCGGTGTGCTTCCGGGAGACGGGGACGGCCGTGCTGCCCCTTGACCCGCACGCCGGGACCGGGGGCCGGGCCTGGGTGGCGTGCCCGAACTGCGACGACCGCCGCGGGTGTGCCACGTGCGAGCAGGGGCGCACCTGCTCCGGGCACTGGCGCTACCTGCTCTCCCACACGGGCAGCCTGCTCCACCTGCAGTGCCCGTCGTGCACCCACGTCTGGTCGCACGAGACGGGCTTCGGCGCCACCCGGGGACCGGGCCCGGCCCACCGGATCGGTCCCGGGGGAACACCGGACGGCTCCCCGGGGCCGTAGCGCGGCCCTGTGCGGGTCGCTCCGGCCCGGCGACCGCGCCGGCAGGCCCGGGGTGCCTCGTCGTGCCGACGGCGTGCACGGCCCCGTCGGCCGCCGCCCGGCCGGAGGTCACCGCTTGCGCGCCACCCCGCCGAACATGGCGACGTCCTCGACCGGCCCGGCACCACCGGGACCGGGGCGCCAGCGGTTGCAGGAGACCACACCGGGCTCGAGGAGTTCGAGCCCGTCGAAGAACGCGGCCACGGCCTCGGGACTGCGCTGGGTCAGCCGCGGGGTGCCGTGTTCGTTCCAGAAGGCCACCGCGGCGTCGACGTCGGGCATGCCGGGCCGCGTGACGGTGTGGGACAGCACCAGGTGACTGCCCGCCGGCAGGGCGTCCATCAGGCGCCGCACGATCCCGTACGCCTCTTCGTCGTCCTCGATGAAGATCACCACGCCGAGCAGGATCAGGGCCACGGGCCGGCGGAGGTCCAGGGACTGCCCGGCCCGCTCCAGGACGGTGTCGACATCGCGCAGGTCCTCGTCCAGGTAGGCCGTGTGGCCCTCGGGCGAGCCGGAGAGCAGGTCCGCGGCGTGGGCGAGGACGGTCGGGTCGTTGTCGACGTAGACGACGCGGGACTCGGGGGCGAACCGCTGGGCGACCTCGTGGGTGTTGTCGGCGCTGGGCAGGCCGGTGCCGATGTCGAGGAACTGCCGTATGCCGCACTCGGCCGCCAGGTGCCCGACCGCACGGCCGAGGAACCCCCGGTCCGCGCGGGCGTACTCACCGATGCCGGGGTGCAGGGCGCGGATCTGCTCCCCCACCCTCCGGTCGACCTCGTAGTTGTCCTTGCCGCCCAGCCAGTAGTTCCAGATGCGCGCCGTGTGCGGCTGGTCGGTCCTGATCCTGTCGGCCGGTCCGGTGGTACCAGGGGTGTCGGACATGCGATGCGCTCCCGTTCGGACAGTGGGTTGCCAACCGGCAACCTACCGACCGGAATTGACCGCGGCGACTCCCCGCGCGCCCCCCGGTGCCGTGGCGGCCGGTCCGCCGGGGACGTGCGGCGGCCCCGCTTCCCGGCGGCCCCGGTCGCGCTCCCGGCCACCGGAGGCGATCACCGGGCCGGCGGCGACCCGGGCGGACGGGAGGGACGGAAGTCCGGCATGTGATAACCCGGGCCCGGGAGGTTACCCGGTGTCCGACCCGAAACCGTCGAGCCAGGACCGGGAGAAGTACTCATGTCCCGCACCACGAGCGCACGCGAAGTGGTGGACGCCGTCAAGGACGCCCACTTCCCCGCGGGCAAGGACGAACTGATCCGCGCGGCCCGCGAGGCCGGCGCCTCGGACGAGGCCGTCGCGGCGCTCCGCGGCATTCCGCCCGAGAGCTACGCCAACCGTGAGGAGGTGGCCCGGTCGGTGCGCGTGGACCCCGCCTCCGACCTCGGGACGTCTCCCGCGCAGCGCGCCGAGCAGGCGCGTGCGGGTGGCAAGCAGGGGCAGTCGCAGCACCTGCGCGACGTGCCGAAGCCGCCGATCGAGGAGGAACTGGACCGCTGAGGACGGCCCGGCGAGGAGGACGCGCCGGGCGGGGCCGCCGATCCGGTCGGCGAGCCCCGCCCCTTTCGGCGCGCCGGGGCGGGGATCA includes:
- a CDS encoding cellulose binding domain-containing protein; its protein translation is MSTRPTGRRTRAALALTALLGGAALTGLPATTAAAADGAVSVQYRTSAGGATADQSEPWFKVRNSGSVPVQLSQVKIRYYFKADSPDATYRFACSWAVKGCSVITGTFGTLARPTATADRYLEIGFTPSAGSLAPGADTGDMQLRFHRSTWQTLRQSDDYSFGGSQTAYADWNKVTAQLAGATVWGTAPEGNDPTDPTDPTDPPGGGQTLFDDFDYTSHTDPAIAAHGWSVRSDSGGPGVPGATWDPSKVTFSASGGNSVMDLETSTAGTGASTTHTEVLTRSMKFKNGTYAARVRFSDAPAYGPDGDRVVQTFFTINDLKAPMADDYAEYDFEYLPNGGWGEPSNILYTTSWETYNPDPWQAVNQHSESRRSFAGWHDLVVTIDDNAITYYVDGQHFGTHDAAYLPERPMSINFNQWLIDLDGQTSATPRAYHQQVDYVLHVKDQVLTPAEVGARIAAYRDAGTSFVDEVPVP
- a CDS encoding IclR family transcriptional regulator C-terminal domain-containing protein; amino-acid sequence: MGAGPTLITSVQRAFRLLEAVSAHENGAPAKQLARETELPLATAYHLLRTLVHDGYLRKLDDGGFVLGDRLRTLHTAGRGQALLSRVRPALAALRDELSTAAYLTFYEDGEIRVCEIVDGPRTPRADLWVGFEDAGHATALGKSVLRELDDEARKEYLSRHPLNDLTPRTITTATELIRRLESAPLAPAVTDLEEYSLGTVCVAVPVYSGRTLGSLGVSMQVDRLSQLEEIRERLLPAAGRVTRGLSLTI
- a CDS encoding TetR/AcrR family transcriptional regulator gives rise to the protein MARAGLTAERLTRAGADLADEVGFEQVTVSELARRFDVKVASLYSHVKNSQDLRTRIALLALEELADRAADALAGRAGKDALAALANVYRDYAREHPGRYAATRFRLAPEAAAASAGVRHAQMTRAVLRGYDLGEPDRTHAVRLLGSVFHGYISLEAGGGFSHSAPDSQETWSRVLDALDALLRNWPAP
- a CDS encoding DUF6400 family protein, whose product is MSPRDPSPTVFSVDLSAHEMLRRTHVLAALGPDWDPVAALRGEEEAHRLLYSGLDAEQQRIYDELVSAGVLPGDGDGRAAP
- a CDS encoding DUF6003 family protein, which encodes MTDDAYLVLLDHADGPLGVPPAAVGELACMDTPAVRAWLDAQGVTAASPRLRLLPPEETAAVPEGAERLPVPLGAEELSRLRGELAPPALARVEEELLAYRSCTHGRDELLTRALAAGVPAHRIAELTGEDLVTVKAAAR
- a CDS encoding GntR family transcriptional regulator — protein: MEIDPAASGAVLKRERVRDAILELIEARRPGDAIPSERSLCARLGVSRPTLRAAVDELVVAGLLVREHGRGMFVAAEKITQELVSERNSFTLPPAGGVWTSRVLESRTLPAGARIGRRLRMSPAARIRYVARLRLVDGSPMAIEHLHVPADLVPDLTGEELEQGDLYEHFRDRHGVQVGEAVQSIEPTVVTRAEADLLDVPELSPALLFERLTTDADDRPVEYVHSLYRGDRYRIVSRLTLGPAAVRPRPAEGHHPGIPPGDFASGAPVALSTRGVVQRNGG
- a CDS encoding PP2C family protein-serine/threonine phosphatase, with the translated sequence MSHAPRQGRDHWRIRRYRRRTEHAASPRTRALAHLAAGTPALSLLIICVIVLVDLAGGTGKVWLPLLATAPALAAATSGPRGVLGVGFFAALLGAAIGVRHGVPASALTVVLAALVAVALAGTLASALRARRERVLAAVRSVAETAQHALLAPLPGTVGPFQVAVHYSAAAAEARIGGDLYALIPTPHGVRLIVGDVRGKGLPAVGTAALVLGVFREAAHDEPDLLDVVCRIERSLARNLGADDFVTAVVAGYPEPGRLEVVNCGHAPPLLVRGCDVTAVDPVRPAPPLGLRALSGETPSLQVLAFDEGDQLLLYTDGVTEARDEDREFYPLAEGLARHLCDEPARTLAALHEELLTHVGGRLHDDAALLLLRKPAAVPGAADARSVRSAAR
- a CDS encoding GDSL-type esterase/lipase family protein, which encodes MRDHEHTWITTPVTPGILRGALELEHTAHGVLPHRLPARARAQCADGQLAMAESQPSGVRLVFRTRATAVELDTLPTKRVYAGAPPRPDGVYDLLVDGRPAGRGTVAGGNTLFIDMSSGTFDARPGPVGTLRFTRLPGHDKTVEIWLPHDETTELVALRTDAPVEPAPEPERAVWLHHGSSISHGSGAESPTTTWPALAAALGGVEPVNLGLGGSALLDPFTARAMRDTPADLISVKIGINLVNTDLMRLRAFTPAVHGFLDTLREGHPTTPLLVVSPLLCPIHEDTPGPSLPDPGSLAEGRLRFRAAGDPAGRADGKLTLTTVRDELRRIVTQRAADDPNLHHLDGRALYGEADFAELPLPDGIHPDAATHRRIGERFAALAFANGGPLSPPSAV
- a CDS encoding GH1 family beta-glucosidase, producing MSDFPDFPPGFVFGAATASYQIEGAAREDGRGPSIWDTYSHTPGLVAGGDTGDVACDHYHRYPEDVALLRDLGVGSYRFSVAWPRVVPDGTGPVNPKGLDFYSRLVDELLAAGIEPAVTLYHWDLPQALEDRGGWRVRETAERFAEYTAVVADRLADRVPRWITLNEPWCSAFLGYSVGRHAPGAREGRGALAAAHHLLVGHGLAVQALRAAGVREAGITLNLDHHLPATDSAADRAAVVRADTLHNLVWTEPILAGRYPDTEEDTWGELITGQDFRRDGDLELIHQPLDFLGINYYRPIVVADAPYRGSDPALRVATDNRYAEAGMPGVRHTAMGWPVAPDTFTDLLVDLKEQYGDALPPIHITENGSAEDDEVSADGAVHDTDRVRYLRDHLTALRAAIEAGVDVRGYYVWSLLDNFEWAFGYDKRFGIVRVDYATQRRIPKDSYHWYRRMIAAQRT
- a CDS encoding glycoside hydrolase family 64 protein, translating into MLRTLKHRFAAAGLSIATVLGGSLLATGVSSPAQAAVPDTVPLRITNNSGRGEQVYVYNLGTQLSTGRQGWADANGTFHPWPAGGNPPTPAPDAAIPGPAPGQSAAIRIPKFSGRIYFSYGQKLVFRLTTGGLVQPAVQNPADPNRNILFNWSEYTLNDSGLWLNSTQVDMFSAPYSVGVQRADGSTASTGRLRPGGYNGFFNALRGQPGGWAGLIQTRSDGTVLRALSPLYGVETGALPASVMDDYVNRVWRKYATTTLTVTPFADQPGVKYYGRVSGDVMNFTNGAGAVVTSFQKPDASSVFGCHRRLDAPNDQVRGPISRTLCAGFNRSTLLVNPNQPDSGAADFYRDAVTNHYARAVHAQMADGKAYAFAFDDVGHHESLVHDGNPRQAHLTLDPFS